A genome region from Bacillaceae bacterium IKA-2 includes the following:
- a CDS encoding UvrD-helicase domain-containing protein produces MNFNPEQETAILSEKNLVVISAGAGSGKTRVLTERYVHLCEQKLQELLGNDNFSPIGANVEEIVAITFTEKASREMKDRIRGRVEEKRATVQEHYQKDEQSLATKFWQEQLESLDTALITTFHSFCHKLLHEYAFEAKVTPSFTVLDDVQAKLIQIKIFEDMYDSPQFHKQWRPLYDFYTKNQLQEAIKAVYGQMKEIITSTDSIEEFFNSESVVQMQLASIETAQKQAITNFYLQGRYFVMELDETKKAQEKIIDHFSEVNEHVINNPINLYQILEEAMPKRVSSSWKESDPSLYELYEFLYKPLKETWKKLKGPSEEEIEEIKIIIKLFAHMLAVFHDKYDSAKNERAAMDFSDLQQKAIVLLENEAIQAACRKKYKHMMVDEFQDTNQLQMSMLKFIQPAFQFVVGDGKQSIYRFRGADVSLMNELVNFSKKDPNSDFINMSTNYRTCDSIIQFVNVTFQEIMGTEKDRDEAAYKIHYTNIDSDRKGPKERECRVEMITLPAEVEKQLDPQEVNKAVAQVVNGAEQTENDPGAQTEYEVIINRMLEMMEQKQEIVAEKMSWRAPTWRDFAILIQARTKLTKLERALKDKRIPYVVYGGIGFYDKQEVRDMLALLSWLNRPWEPLYVLALLRNPLFGLTVEAFLTIDESLGEKKSLANYIYEGLFLEDENLKLEHKAALQKLKQFYEDWVPFIPQSSMSDYLQELFQQSGLKTTLLLQRNNIQLVKNVEKLIEVLAQFQTASLDDLLSQVKQLAALSDKEGEAEIELAEGNMVHIMTVHASKGLEFPIVFLPDLAKVPKGDTGKIRFDKDVRIVVQYEKEKEEHPLKKPDQKSSPSFETIKQRSKDQAVEEAKRLFYVAATRAKDYLVLSSIDKRTNNSWYSMLQKAIEENGRLANYITEISNVKEQAEWSGTEEEYDPPTLVKRDAIPVSFSVSEIITYLNDPLKYYYKYIVKAEDEWLEDKQDSSQLFSSIASDAISGAKLGTVVHRACELLDNGYPLAEATEDALALLEDELQIEKYRKEVDKLIVNYRQLEQMNLGSTIANEWQFVVEIEGVQIIGEIDKIVEKNGLYHLIDLKTNKSQNYVELTTYYAPQLYLYKMAFEKEYKQKVSHLSLFFMRDEKEGFRTVTMPTDIEKKMREVIKKMALLKQNNASKDKY; encoded by the coding sequence GTGAATTTCAATCCAGAACAAGAAACAGCGATCCTCAGTGAAAAGAATTTAGTTGTCATCTCCGCGGGAGCAGGCTCTGGGAAAACTAGAGTCTTAACCGAGCGTTATGTTCATCTTTGTGAACAAAAATTACAAGAATTGTTGGGAAATGACAATTTTTCACCGATCGGAGCCAACGTTGAAGAAATAGTAGCAATTACATTTACAGAAAAAGCATCTCGAGAAATGAAAGATCGTATTCGAGGACGTGTCGAGGAAAAAAGAGCGACTGTTCAAGAACATTATCAAAAAGACGAACAGTCTTTAGCAACGAAGTTTTGGCAAGAGCAACTAGAATCACTAGACACGGCTTTAATTACGACGTTTCATAGTTTTTGCCATAAACTTCTTCATGAATATGCATTTGAAGCTAAAGTGACACCAAGTTTCACCGTTTTAGATGATGTTCAAGCAAAATTAATTCAAATTAAAATTTTTGAAGATATGTATGATTCACCCCAGTTTCATAAACAGTGGCGTCCGTTATATGATTTTTACACGAAAAACCAGTTGCAAGAAGCAATTAAAGCAGTTTACGGACAAATGAAGGAAATTATTACTTCTACCGACTCGATTGAAGAATTTTTTAACAGTGAAAGTGTAGTCCAAATGCAACTTGCATCTATTGAAACGGCTCAAAAACAAGCGATAACAAATTTCTATCTACAAGGGCGCTACTTTGTCATGGAACTTGATGAAACTAAGAAAGCTCAGGAAAAAATTATTGACCATTTTAGCGAAGTCAATGAGCATGTTATTAATAACCCTATAAATTTATATCAAATTTTAGAAGAAGCTATGCCCAAACGAGTGAGCAGCAGCTGGAAAGAAAGCGATCCATCATTATATGAGCTATATGAGTTTTTGTATAAGCCATTAAAAGAAACATGGAAGAAATTAAAAGGACCATCGGAAGAAGAAATTGAAGAAATAAAAATAATTATTAAACTTTTTGCTCATATGCTAGCGGTCTTTCATGATAAATATGACAGTGCAAAAAATGAAAGAGCTGCAATGGATTTTTCTGATCTTCAACAAAAGGCAATTGTTTTATTAGAAAATGAAGCAATTCAAGCTGCTTGTCGGAAAAAATACAAGCATATGATGGTCGATGAATTTCAAGATACGAACCAGTTGCAAATGAGCATGTTAAAGTTTATTCAACCAGCTTTTCAGTTTGTTGTTGGTGATGGGAAACAATCGATTTACCGATTTCGTGGGGCCGATGTTAGTTTAATGAATGAGCTTGTTAACTTTTCCAAAAAAGATCCAAACAGTGACTTTATTAACATGAGTACCAATTATCGTACTTGTGATAGTATTATTCAGTTTGTTAACGTTACCTTTCAAGAAATAATGGGCACTGAAAAAGACAGAGACGAAGCTGCCTACAAAATTCATTATACGAATATTGACAGCGATCGAAAGGGTCCTAAAGAACGAGAATGTCGAGTTGAAATGATTACACTACCTGCTGAAGTAGAAAAGCAGCTAGACCCACAAGAAGTAAATAAAGCAGTAGCACAAGTAGTGAACGGAGCAGAGCAAACAGAAAACGATCCCGGAGCGCAAACAGAGTATGAAGTAATCATTAATCGAATGTTGGAAATGATGGAACAAAAACAAGAAATCGTTGCCGAAAAAATGAGTTGGCGCGCCCCTACTTGGCGAGATTTTGCGATTTTAATTCAAGCGAGAACAAAATTAACAAAGCTAGAACGCGCATTAAAAGATAAAAGAATTCCTTACGTCGTTTATGGAGGGATCGGCTTTTATGACAAACAGGAAGTACGTGATATGCTCGCTTTACTTTCCTGGTTAAATCGACCATGGGAACCACTTTATGTTTTAGCACTGCTTAGAAATCCGTTATTTGGATTGACAGTAGAAGCTTTTTTAACGATTGACGAATCTTTGGGGGAGAAAAAAAGTTTAGCCAATTATATCTATGAAGGTTTATTTTTAGAAGACGAAAATTTAAAATTGGAGCATAAAGCTGCCCTACAAAAACTAAAACAGTTTTACGAAGACTGGGTTCCATTTATCCCCCAATCATCAATGAGTGACTATTTACAAGAACTATTTCAGCAATCTGGCTTAAAAACAACGCTACTCTTACAAAGAAATAATATTCAATTAGTGAAAAATGTTGAAAAGCTGATTGAAGTATTAGCCCAATTTCAGACAGCTTCATTAGACGATCTCTTGAGTCAAGTTAAACAGTTAGCTGCTTTATCGGATAAAGAAGGTGAGGCAGAAATTGAGCTAGCTGAAGGAAATATGGTTCACATTATGACTGTTCATGCCTCAAAGGGGTTAGAGTTTCCAATTGTATTTTTACCAGACTTAGCAAAAGTTCCAAAAGGTGATACTGGAAAAATACGCTTTGATAAAGATGTTCGTATTGTTGTTCAATATGAAAAAGAAAAAGAAGAGCACCCTTTAAAAAAACCAGACCAAAAATCATCACCATCCTTTGAAACAATTAAACAACGCTCTAAAGACCAAGCTGTTGAAGAAGCAAAACGATTATTCTACGTTGCTGCAACAAGGGCCAAAGATTATCTTGTTTTATCTTCAATTGACAAGCGCACAAACAATTCTTGGTATTCAATGCTTCAAAAAGCGATCGAGGAAAACGGGAGATTAGCTAACTATATTACCGAGATTTCTAACGTGAAAGAGCAAGCTGAATGGTCAGGGACTGAAGAGGAATATGATCCGCCAACTCTCGTAAAAAGGGACGCTATACCCGTTAGCTTTTCTGTATCTGAAATTATCACCTATCTAAATGACCCGCTAAAGTATTACTATAAATATATTGTAAAAGCTGAGGACGAATGGTTAGAGGATAAACAAGACAGCTCACAACTTTTTTCATCTATCGCAAGTGACGCCATTTCAGGAGCTAAGCTAGGAACGGTCGTTCACCGCGCTTGTGAGCTCCTTGATAACGGATATCCATTAGCTGAAGCAACAGAAGATGCACTGGCATTACTTGAAGATGAGCTTCAGATAGAAAAATATCGGAAAGAAGTTGATAAACTAATAGTAAATTATCGACAGTTGGAACAAATGAATTTGGGTAGCACAATAGCGAATGAATGGCAGTTTGTCGTTGAAATTGAAGGTGTTCAAATCATCGGTGAAATTGATAAAATCGTTGAAAAAAACGGCCTTTATCACCTGATTGATTTAAAGACGAATAAAAGTCAAAATTACGTTGAGCTAACAACTTATTACGCTCCTCAGCTTTACTTGTATAAAATGGCGTTTGAGAAAGAGTATAAACAAAAAGTTAGTCATCTTTCGCTGTTTTTTATGAGAGACGAAAAAGAAGGCTTTCGTACTGTAACAATGCCGACTGACATCGAAAAAAAAATGAGAGAGGTTATAAAAAAAATGGCATTATTAAAACAGAACAATGCCTCCAAAGATAAATATTAA
- the istB gene encoding IS21-like element helper ATPase IstB → MQIQEMAHILKLPYIKTNYQMLLDEANHTNMTHRELISRLLERELELRLENGLKHRLRRAKFPLNKYLEDFDKSKYHKKFIPKFEELETLQFIENKENIILIGSPGCGKSHYSIGLGIKACLEGKSVLFISVPNLIIELKEAMSESKLSQYKTKFEKYSLVVLDELGYVSFDKIGCEILFNLLSNRNDKGSIIITTNLAFDRWEEIFKDPMLTGAIVDRLAHKSHILDISREVSHRFEETMSWLKPTK, encoded by the coding sequence ATGCAAATACAAGAAATGGCCCATATACTAAAATTACCCTATATAAAAACCAATTATCAAATGCTTCTTGATGAAGCAAACCATACAAACATGACCCACCGAGAGCTGATAAGTCGTCTACTCGAAAGAGAATTAGAACTAAGGCTTGAGAATGGTTTAAAACATAGACTCAGAAGGGCTAAATTCCCTCTTAACAAGTACTTAGAAGACTTCGACAAGAGTAAGTACCATAAGAAATTTATACCGAAATTCGAAGAACTAGAAACGTTGCAGTTCATTGAAAATAAAGAAAATATAATCTTAATAGGATCTCCTGGCTGCGGGAAATCACATTATAGTATTGGGCTTGGTATTAAGGCGTGTTTGGAAGGCAAAAGTGTATTGTTTATCTCTGTACCTAACTTAATAATAGAGTTAAAAGAAGCAATGAGTGAAAGCAAACTATCGCAATATAAAACCAAATTTGAAAAGTACAGTCTTGTCGTTTTAGATGAACTGGGATACGTATCATTTGACAAAATTGGTTGTGAAATACTATTTAATTTATTATCAAATAGAAACGATAAAGGATCAATAATCATAACAACAAACTTGGCTTTTGATCGCTGGGAAGAGATTTTTAAAGACCCGATGCTTACTGGTGCAATTGTAGATAGACTTGCTCACAAATCACATATCTTAGATATTTCACGAGAAGTAAGTCACCGATTTGAAGAGACAATGTCATGGCTAAAACCAACTAAATAA
- a CDS encoding PD-(D/E)XK nuclease family protein: protein MNRFQLSSLMWLVYWYDEIISDRKKDLKTRGVSEKMLIVKPSSITDVAHVDRLNECFQRQKQLQIPIYYILPSNKYLQAARKRKAGIAFKTFDDLADLLLKQANYDYLPVSESERILFFQQLMTNDQDQSKFLENPQELRHKAKAYAETYGQLKRIGLSIADLPTQFQQMAPIFREYETEWVEHQRLLDPENRIHKAVSLNKQTALARPLCEIIIDGYLDFSTLQYMVITYFVAQGYGITIYLPTLKADILLETKSQLKKLGFTIEEIEADLQKLETQKQPQVQVHSATTIAEEIYGVLEEISEKSQETSFEQVGIVLADDKGYEEKLIKIAYQKQLPIQIPLKTSVKDTLFFQFIYQSLLKHNGRFKTRWDRLDLVDTFLRLYFLKSFQYMTKKQQYIETGFFPKKQEDELEEFISFRRAVPQKASLVTYLTSLKDVIEKSSFTQIWKQRILTETNTEKLQKIRLEWKSYDYFISLISSKIEMLTNQGLEDLQVDYLIFVDWLAEGLQSGSIYLERTPQKGIQLFTFRDVALFQGTHIYVLGMNEGTFPKAHKLAGFFQENDLKKLPVAYASPTKKLFRQKDDAFFGQLFTLANELSFSYVVGVDPHNPFLPSPYLEAWKKQIEDRKYSVTKRFSLKMSDSESDYQEKIAYHIGIGKSIKEVPEALKMTTLKLKELELGNEIVSQYWGEKLKRDKLSVTMLESYAMCPFKYAMERILKVKEPIEKQTNLDFRDVGSMLHTTIEKFYNKLKLVGKPFSTFTEELKLEAETTLKEIFEAEWAEVEESHGDFSKLQLSIEKEEWQKKLRKWWLAEKHHFWENKQLQSMHLFRLEEPIELDLTIDDETMITLSGKIDRIDIDEHGFVIYDYKSGFASLNFEKEVRPGLKLQLPLYLVAMEKRLANGHYHIDLADLFAEVPEKITAHGASYISLRDPVKRAGNSVWREDHFRKNNPFSINATHATKEETLESEVFLAKYELKQRLKQLWVGSTQDFSVKPLKCMSSCVYKTVCRVTQEQIEAGEEEWK from the coding sequence ATGAACCGTTTTCAACTTAGCAGCTTGATGTGGCTAGTTTATTGGTATGATGAAATTATCTCAGATAGAAAAAAAGATCTTAAAACACGAGGAGTGAGTGAGAAAATGCTAATTGTAAAACCTTCCTCTATAACAGATGTTGCACACGTCGACCGACTAAACGAGTGTTTTCAAAGGCAAAAGCAGCTACAAATTCCTATTTACTACATATTACCATCTAATAAATATTTGCAAGCAGCCCGGAAGCGTAAAGCTGGGATCGCTTTTAAGACGTTCGATGATTTAGCTGATTTACTTTTAAAACAAGCGAATTATGATTATTTGCCAGTTTCAGAAAGTGAACGTATTTTATTTTTTCAGCAATTAATGACAAATGATCAAGATCAAAGTAAATTTTTAGAAAATCCACAAGAACTCCGTCATAAAGCAAAAGCCTATGCCGAAACGTATGGGCAATTAAAACGAATTGGGTTATCGATAGCGGATCTTCCGACTCAGTTTCAACAAATGGCCCCGATTTTTCGTGAATATGAGACTGAGTGGGTTGAGCATCAGCGACTCCTTGATCCAGAAAATCGAATTCATAAAGCGGTTTCTTTAAACAAACAAACTGCTCTAGCGCGTCCGCTTTGTGAAATTATTATCGATGGCTACCTAGATTTCAGTACACTTCAATATATGGTTATTACCTATTTTGTTGCTCAAGGCTATGGGATTACGATTTATCTCCCCACTCTTAAAGCCGATATCCTACTTGAAACCAAGTCGCAACTTAAGAAGTTAGGATTTACCATTGAAGAAATCGAAGCTGATCTACAGAAGCTCGAAACGCAAAAGCAACCGCAAGTTCAAGTCCATTCAGCGACCACAATAGCAGAAGAAATTTATGGTGTTTTAGAAGAAATTTCCGAAAAAAGTCAAGAAACTTCTTTTGAACAGGTCGGAATTGTCCTTGCAGATGATAAAGGGTACGAAGAGAAACTAATAAAAATAGCTTATCAAAAACAGCTCCCGATCCAAATACCCTTGAAAACAAGTGTTAAAGATACGTTGTTTTTTCAGTTTATTTATCAGTCGCTTTTAAAGCATAATGGCAGATTTAAAACGCGCTGGGACCGTCTTGATTTAGTTGATACCTTTTTAAGACTTTATTTTTTGAAAAGTTTTCAGTACATGACGAAAAAGCAGCAGTATATTGAAACTGGTTTTTTTCCAAAAAAACAAGAAGACGAGCTTGAAGAGTTTATATCATTTCGCCGGGCAGTGCCGCAGAAAGCTAGTTTAGTTACCTATTTGACTTCATTAAAGGATGTTATTGAAAAAAGTTCTTTCACACAAATTTGGAAACAACGGATTCTAACTGAAACAAATACGGAAAAATTACAAAAAATTCGTCTTGAGTGGAAATCATATGATTATTTTATTAGCCTAATTTCAAGCAAAATCGAGATGTTAACTAATCAAGGTCTAGAAGATTTACAAGTCGATTATCTTATTTTTGTCGATTGGTTGGCTGAGGGGCTTCAAAGTGGAAGTATTTATCTCGAGCGGACGCCGCAAAAAGGGATTCAACTTTTTACGTTTCGTGATGTCGCATTGTTTCAAGGAACTCACATTTACGTATTAGGGATGAATGAAGGTACATTTCCAAAAGCACATAAATTGGCCGGTTTTTTTCAGGAAAATGATTTAAAGAAGCTTCCAGTCGCTTATGCTAGTCCGACCAAAAAATTATTTCGTCAAAAAGACGATGCCTTCTTTGGACAGTTATTTACACTCGCAAACGAATTGTCATTTTCTTATGTAGTCGGGGTTGATCCGCACAATCCATTTTTACCGTCACCGTATCTTGAAGCTTGGAAAAAGCAAATTGAAGACCGCAAGTATAGTGTTACAAAACGATTTTCTCTAAAAATGAGTGATTCCGAATCAGATTATCAAGAAAAGATTGCCTACCATATCGGGATTGGCAAAAGCATCAAAGAGGTACCAGAAGCCCTAAAGATGACCACGCTAAAGTTAAAGGAACTTGAGTTAGGCAATGAAATCGTTTCGCAATACTGGGGAGAAAAATTAAAACGCGATAAGTTGTCGGTAACAATGTTAGAAAGTTATGCGATGTGTCCATTTAAATATGCAATGGAACGAATTTTAAAAGTAAAAGAACCAATAGAGAAGCAAACGAATCTTGATTTTCGTGATGTTGGCTCAATGCTCCATACAACAATCGAAAAGTTTTATAATAAATTAAAATTAGTTGGCAAGCCATTTTCGACTTTTACAGAAGAGTTGAAACTAGAGGCTGAAACCACTCTAAAAGAAATATTTGAAGCAGAATGGGCTGAAGTTGAAGAAAGCCATGGTGATTTTTCAAAGCTACAACTTTCAATTGAAAAAGAAGAATGGCAAAAAAAGCTTCGCAAATGGTGGCTTGCTGAAAAACATCACTTTTGGGAAAATAAACAATTACAGTCGATGCACCTTTTCCGTTTAGAAGAGCCGATCGAACTGGATTTAACGATTGATGATGAAACGATGATTACCTTATCAGGAAAAATAGATCGCATCGATATTGATGAGCATGGTTTTGTGATTTACGATTACAAATCCGGGTTTGCTTCGTTAAACTTTGAAAAAGAAGTACGACCAGGCTTAAAATTACAGTTACCACTGTATTTAGTCGCGATGGAGAAACGTCTAGCAAATGGTCATTATCACATTGACTTAGCGGATCTTTTTGCAGAGGTTCCAGAGAAAATAACGGCTCATGGTGCTTCATATATATCGCTTCGTGATCCTGTCAAGAGAGCGGGAAATAGCGTTTGGCGAGAAGATCATTTCCGGAAAAATAATCCGTTTTCTATTAACGCAACCCATGCTACGAAAGAAGAAACGCTTGAATCAGAAGTATTTTTAGCCAAATATGAACTAAAACAACGATTAAAGCAGCTTTGGGTAGGCAGTACACAAGATTTTTCTGTTAAGCCTTTAAAATGTATGAGTAGTTGTGTATATAAAACAGTTTGTCGTGTCACACAAGAACAAATTGAAGCAGGAGAGGAGGAGTGGAAGTGA
- a CDS encoding DUF429 domain-containing protein, with amino-acid sequence MSLSTKGRHSEVKVIGIDLSGPANHKDTALIVFNRTDDGRLELEELVVNANDEKLLTTILTATLHDDDVVVGIDAPLSFQDGGGDRPQDKSLRQFMKECGLSGSSVMPPTLTRMVYLTLRGISLTRTITNMKMSDKVRIVEVHPGAAIGSRIGSEKLHHALRCICQLKSGPRIS; translated from the coding sequence TTGTCGTTATCAACGAAAGGCAGGCATAGTGAAGTGAAAGTGATTGGAATTGATTTATCAGGACCTGCAAATCATAAAGATACTGCGCTCATCGTGTTTAATCGAACGGACGATGGACGCCTTGAACTTGAGGAATTAGTCGTTAATGCAAATGATGAGAAGCTACTTACAACGATTTTGACTGCAACTTTACACGATGATGATGTCGTAGTAGGGATAGATGCACCTCTTTCTTTTCAAGACGGAGGCGGCGATAGGCCACAAGATAAAAGCTTACGTCAGTTCATGAAAGAATGCGGGCTTTCAGGAAGCTCTGTCATGCCTCCAACGCTAACGAGGATGGTTTATCTTACACTTCGAGGAATCTCATTAACAAGAACAATTACGAACATGAAAATGAGCGACAAAGTTCGAATTGTTGAAGTCCACCCAGGCGCTGCAATTGGTAGTCGAATTGGTTCTGAGAAGCTTCATCATGCGCTCCGATGTATTTGTCAACTCAAAAGCGGTCCACGAATCAGTTGA
- a CDS encoding EAL domain-containing protein — protein sequence MVMYDKKKFPESNELIEDLLYAIDQASIIAITDTEGIIRYVNQKFCELSKYKRSELIGKTHTIINSGYHPKEFFSLMWDTISQGKVWEGELKNKAKDGSLYWLKATIVPILDSNEIPYMYIAIRTDITDRKFAEEKIIEMLQKDDLTGLPNRKCLENEITKAIEENVPFCLVYINFDNFKNINDIHSYSVGNEFIRFIGETLKKEIQNPDIVGRLSGDEFVVLFKDTPKEKLEANLRNIIESFGPKWEKNNYEFFISVSIGIVKYPENGNCQEILFRNADLAMQKAKKEGRGRWVYYVKKILKSNTGNILMAQMLQQAFHNEELTMHYQPKFNLKTGKVKGIEALIRWFHPLEGAISPAQFIPLAEETGQIYQIEKWVMTTVLNQKKWFEKNGFSELEISINLSNKTLMSELNFNELEELLASFNLDFSKITIEITETAILTDVNLAIYRLNKLKKLGLKIALDDFGTGYSSLTYLKELPLDFVKIDRSFVKNISKKGKDALIIKSILSLANDLDYHVIAEGIETEEQRCYLEEHNCESGQGFLFSKPLEIEDLTKKLANDFLL from the coding sequence ATGGTTATGTATGATAAGAAGAAATTTCCCGAGTCAAATGAGCTCATTGAAGATTTACTATATGCGATTGATCAAGCATCGATCATTGCGATTACAGATACAGAGGGAATTATTAGATATGTTAATCAAAAATTTTGCGAATTATCTAAGTATAAAAGAAGCGAACTGATCGGCAAAACACATACGATTATAAATTCAGGTTACCATCCGAAAGAGTTCTTTAGTTTGATGTGGGATACAATTAGTCAGGGTAAAGTTTGGGAAGGTGAACTAAAAAATAAGGCCAAAGATGGGTCATTATATTGGCTAAAAGCAACAATAGTTCCTATTTTGGATAGCAATGAAATTCCTTACATGTACATTGCGATTCGTACAGATATAACAGATAGGAAATTTGCTGAAGAAAAAATTATTGAGATGCTTCAAAAAGACGATTTAACCGGACTACCTAACAGAAAATGTTTAGAAAATGAAATAACTAAAGCAATTGAAGAAAACGTTCCATTTTGTTTGGTTTACATAAATTTCGATAACTTTAAAAATATAAATGATATTCATAGCTATTCTGTTGGAAACGAGTTTATAAGATTTATAGGGGAAACCCTCAAAAAAGAAATTCAAAACCCTGATATCGTTGGACGCCTAAGTGGTGACGAATTTGTGGTTTTATTTAAGGATACCCCAAAGGAAAAATTAGAAGCTAATTTAAGAAATATTATTGAGTCTTTCGGTCCGAAATGGGAGAAAAATAATTATGAATTCTTTATTTCAGTTAGTATAGGAATTGTGAAATATCCAGAAAACGGAAACTGTCAAGAGATCCTGTTTAGAAATGCCGACTTAGCAATGCAAAAAGCTAAAAAAGAAGGCCGGGGTCGGTGGGTATATTACGTGAAGAAAATCCTGAAATCCAATACTGGAAATATTTTAATGGCACAAATGCTCCAACAGGCGTTCCATAATGAAGAGTTAACGATGCACTATCAACCTAAATTTAATTTAAAGACAGGTAAAGTAAAGGGAATAGAAGCATTAATTAGGTGGTTTCACCCATTAGAGGGGGCTATTTCACCAGCGCAATTCATACCTTTGGCAGAAGAAACTGGTCAAATCTATCAAATTGAAAAATGGGTGATGACTACTGTATTAAATCAAAAGAAATGGTTTGAAAAGAATGGATTTTCAGAGTTGGAGATATCTATCAATCTTTCAAATAAAACATTGATGAGTGAATTGAATTTTAATGAGTTAGAAGAGTTACTAGCTTCATTTAATCTAGATTTCTCTAAAATAACGATTGAAATTACCGAAACGGCAATATTAACAGATGTAAATCTAGCTATTTACAGACTAAATAAATTAAAAAAACTTGGCTTAAAAATTGCTTTGGATGATTTTGGAACAGGCTATTCTTCGCTTACCTATTTAAAAGAATTACCTTTAGACTTTGTGAAAATTGACCGAAGTTTCGTAAAAAATATTAGTAAAAAAGGTAAGGATGCTTTGATCATTAAATCAATACTTAGTTTAGCTAATGATTTGGACTATCATGTTATTGCCGAAGGAATTGAGACTGAGGAACAACGATGTTATTTAGAAGAACATAACTGTGAGTCCGGTCAAGGTTTTTTGTTTAGTAAGCCACTTGAAATTGAAGATTTGACAAAAAAATTAGCAAACGATTTTCTATTGTGA
- a CDS encoding site-specific integrase: MEQKYQTFEQLSSEVVKSLRDMSYSESRISQYRSAWQKLATFMENNQIEYYSASVGGAFIADFIGTGKYEEFSHWEKSIIRCVDVLTEFQSTGTFQYRRAKKSYQFYGCIGNPMVDFLNHRKSLGITENTLGHYRLNLHRFLSFFNEEGVMETEAIKKQHILGFVNQLGFYTPATRHSMLTTLRGFMRYLHDNGYTGIDFSYLIPKDNYKKQCKLPTTYTKNEVESLINTVDRSSPKGKRDAAMILLAARLGLRASDICLLKFENIHWEKNTITLVQQKTKNKIEHPLLIEIGEAIIDYLKYGRPKSDLPYVFLHAIPPYNCLNRSTLHSIVTFYLRRAGIKNITEKKHGPHALRHSLAGQLLEQKIPIHVISEVLGHKNTESTKTYLRIDLTSLSQCALDVPLLKTPFYAKEVE, from the coding sequence ATGGAACAAAAATATCAAACATTTGAACAACTGTCCTCAGAAGTAGTTAAATCCCTTCGGGATATGTCCTATTCCGAATCAAGGATAAGCCAATATCGTTCCGCGTGGCAAAAACTGGCTACTTTTATGGAAAACAATCAGATTGAGTATTATTCAGCGTCAGTAGGTGGAGCATTTATAGCTGACTTTATTGGTACTGGGAAATACGAGGAATTTAGCCATTGGGAAAAGAGCATAATCCGGTGTGTGGATGTTCTAACTGAATTTCAGTCTACAGGAACGTTCCAATACAGAAGGGCAAAGAAATCCTACCAATTTTATGGTTGCATCGGTAATCCTATGGTGGATTTCCTTAATCACCGAAAATCTTTGGGTATTACAGAAAATACGCTTGGTCATTACCGATTAAATCTTCATCGCTTTCTTAGTTTTTTTAATGAAGAAGGAGTCATGGAAACCGAAGCAATTAAAAAACAACACATTTTAGGATTTGTGAATCAGCTTGGTTTTTATACACCTGCAACGCGCCACAGCATGCTTACCACTTTACGTGGGTTTATGAGATATCTACATGACAATGGGTATACAGGGATTGACTTTTCATACCTAATTCCAAAAGACAATTACAAGAAGCAATGTAAACTACCCACGACATATACGAAAAATGAAGTTGAATCATTAATCAATACTGTTGACAGAAGTAGCCCAAAAGGGAAGCGTGATGCTGCTATGATACTATTGGCTGCACGATTGGGATTGAGGGCTTCTGACATCTGTCTGTTGAAGTTTGAAAACATACACTGGGAAAAGAATACAATTACACTTGTTCAACAAAAGACTAAAAATAAGATTGAGCATCCACTTTTAATAGAAATAGGAGAGGCTATTATCGATTATCTGAAGTATGGACGGCCTAAATCTGATCTTCCTTATGTCTTCCTACATGCAATCCCGCCATATAACTGCCTAAATAGATCGACTTTGCATAGCATTGTTACTTTTTATCTCCGTCGTGCTGGCATTAAAAACATAACAGAAAAGAAACATGGTCCTCATGCTTTGAGGCACAGTCTTGCTGGGCAACTACTGGAACAAAAAATACCCATCCATGTTATATCAGAAGTGCTAGGTCACAAGAATACCGAAAGCACAAAAACTTATTTACGAATAGACTTAACATCTTTGAGCCAATGCGCATTAGATGTTCCACTCTTAAAAACGCCATTTTATGCCAAGGAGGTGGAATGA